A window from Balearica regulorum gibbericeps isolate bBalReg1 chromosome 1, bBalReg1.pri, whole genome shotgun sequence encodes these proteins:
- the LOC142601803 gene encoding uncharacterized protein LOC142601803 yields the protein MVWRALGLQCCVPALPPHQEGVWVLCLPSWTVSSSPPKTCFAVDVVASRVARASPSNGLLPVPERRPASQKPEESWPKHRIESGYFSLERRKTDPPWASTPPCAATGSSPARSDPLGGGGHLTRSQIREPRGHPSSRGVEGRHGLERQEYTVLADLPKPRRLGQQDAVDHCSSRMLSPGRVEVERIFGCERRKSETLEAFQALEEGRVDRLDGKTPVPPSKGCLVRRQSSPSLPREGQRLSWHLRQHSRDPKEPLRSPSPARHPEKASRNRGEPPRPASPGWLLEKGSRSPRSASPARRLERRAGETASPPWCSERSWRSRGEPGRPPNLERGRATWQAGHMGQAPERKSRGDSLHRVGLGKGSDNSGLSRAGPLLRSLSPGRRTESTWRSQKEISPPGSVRGAERQRVKLGEPLHLGGPRKPSECGWRSLREKLPPSHPGKGTSTDRKGRGKPLHPASPTRPLEQDWRGRGDAHQTQAWEKDCKRQEKPVCHADLMHQLEREWKSPARCLDVGLRPDDSWKSPESPAQRLEDDWKGPEHTRDTNNPEKPLENDWGNKRLLIYHPQLSGGSFPLQSSTGSSGNPQPRLNASEKRNKVGARPRE from the exons ATGGTTTGGCGTGCCCTCGGCTTGCAGTGCTGTGTCCCAGCACTCCCACCCCACCAGGAGGGAGTCTGGGTTTTATGTCTGCCCTCCTGGACCGTTTCTAGCTCTCCTCCGAAGACCTGCTTTGCTGTGGACGTGGTGGCATCCCGCGTTGCTCGTGCCTCCCCCAGTAACGGCCTTCTCCCCGTCCCAGAGCGCCGTCCCGCCAGCCAGAAGCCTGAGGAGAGCTGGCCGAAGCACCGCATAGAGAGCGGCTATTTCTCCCTGGAGCGCCGGAAAACCGACCCTCCCTGGGCGTCCACCCCACCGTGCGCTGCCACCGGCTCCTCACCGGCCCGCAGCGACCCATTGGGTGGCGGTGGGCACCTCACCAGGTCCCAGATTCGGGAGCCCCGTGGGCAccccagcagcagaggtgtGGAGGGGCGTCACGGGCTGGAGAGGCAGGAGTACACAGTGCTGGCAGACCTGCCCAAGCCCAGGCGCCTTGGCCAGCAGGATGCTGTCGACCACTGCAGCTCCCGCATGCTCAGCCCCGGCCGGGTGGAGGTGGAGAGGATATTTGGCTGCGAACGCAG GAAATCGGAGACCCTAGAAGCCTTCCAGGCCCTGGAGGAAGGTCGCGTGGACCGGCTTGATGGCAAGACCCCGGTGCCACCCAGCAAAGGCTGCCTAGTTCGGAGGCagtccagccccagcctgcccagggag ggTCAGCGGCTCTCCTGGCACCtcaggcagcacagcagagaccCCAAGGAGCCCCTgcgctcccccagcccagctcgaCATCCCGAGAAGGCCAGCAGGAACCGGGGGGAACCCCCgcgccctgccagccctggctggctgctggagaAAGGCAGCCGGAGCCCACGCTCTGCAAGCCCGGCCCGCCGGTTggagaggagggcaggggaaACAGCAAGCCCTCCCTGGTGCTCagagagaagctggaggagcCGAGGGGAGCCTGGCCGCCCCCCAAACTTGGAGAGGGGCCGAGCCACCTGGCAGGCTGGGCATATGGGGCAAGCCCCAGAGAGGAAGAGCCGAGGGGACTCCCTGCACCGGGTGGGCCTTGGGAAGGGCTCGGATAACAGCGGGCTGAGCCGGGCAGGGCCACTGCTGCGGTCCCTCAGTCCCGGGAGACGTACAGAGAGCACATGGAGAAGCCAAAAGGAAATCTCCCCTCCTGGCTCGGTGCGGGGGGCAGAGAGGCAACGGGTGAAGCTGGGGGAGCCGTTGCACCTTGGGGGGCCCAGGAAGCCATCTGAATGTGGCTGGCGGAGCCTCCGGGAAAAgctgcctccctcccaccctGGGAAGGGCACCAGCACTGACCGGAAAGGCCGAGGCAAGCCCCTGCACCCCGCGAGCCCAACACGACCACTGGAGCAAGACTGGAGGGGTCGGGGGGATGCCCACCAAACACAGGCGTGGGAGAAAGACTGTAAGCGCCAAGAGAAGCCCGTGTGCCATGCAGACTTGATGCACCAGCTGGAAAGGGAATGGAAAAGCCCGGCTAGATGTCTGGATGTAGGACTACGGCCAGATGACAGCTGGAAAAGTCCTGAGAGTCCAGCACAGCGGCTGGAGGATGACTGGAAGGGTCCCGAGCACACCCGAGACACAAACAACCCAGAGAAGCCATTGGAAAATGACTGGGGGAACAAGAGGCTTCTCATTTACCAT ccccagctgagTGGAGGCTCCTTCCCACTGCAAAGCAGCACCGGCTCCTCAGGAAACCCGCAGCCACGTTTGAATGCCAGTGAGAAGCGCAACAAGGTAGGGGCCAGGCCCCGGGAATAG